One genomic window of Sporosarcina ureae includes the following:
- a CDS encoding globin-coupled sensor protein, translating into MWSTKKRKTPSLVRPISAVPINLQVPTKEIQLQLDAIQLSERDLQLLRALKGPMNDRMDEIVEAFYSSVIAVPTLSQMIKKYSTTDYLRKTLAIHLAGLFDGVINESYLINRSKVAGAHLRIGLEPKWYIAAFQNLHSTMLDILFDLELDRAEEHEMIVALSKILNFEKQLVLEAFEESTNDAIHANQQQVKNSVKQQIGSIALEIEGKSESTYAVVNDLIEQSTVLEGEIQESIVRSETSVDQAQSGIEQMAQMVVTSETIVKETQGMAALIEELNRSSIQIEEVVQLVKNIADQTNLLALNSAIEAARAGVHGKGFAVVADEVRNLADQTKRSTDNIAQHVAQSKAKTRAVHDAIDTVTKFADMGMKETETTRETFRNITETVHLTIDDIQHFSDHMKNLQGVITSIGDVSKEVVSTSYELEEAINVL; encoded by the coding sequence ATGTGGAGTACGAAAAAACGCAAAACCCCATCACTAGTCCGACCTATTTCCGCTGTTCCTATCAACTTGCAAGTACCTACTAAAGAGATTCAATTGCAGTTAGATGCTATTCAATTAAGTGAGCGAGATTTACAACTTTTACGTGCGTTAAAAGGCCCGATGAACGACCGGATGGATGAAATTGTAGAAGCATTCTATTCTAGTGTGATAGCCGTTCCTACATTGTCTCAAATGATTAAAAAGTACAGTACAACCGATTATTTACGTAAGACGCTAGCTATACATCTCGCGGGATTATTCGACGGTGTGATTAATGAATCCTATTTGATCAATCGAAGTAAAGTAGCTGGTGCTCATTTACGCATTGGTTTGGAACCTAAATGGTATATCGCGGCTTTTCAAAACTTGCATTCAACGATGCTCGATATATTATTTGATTTAGAATTAGATCGTGCAGAAGAGCATGAAATGATTGTGGCGTTAAGTAAGATTTTGAATTTCGAGAAGCAGTTGGTTCTTGAGGCATTCGAAGAGAGTACGAATGACGCAATTCATGCAAATCAGCAACAAGTGAAAAATAGCGTCAAGCAACAAATTGGTAGTATTGCGCTGGAGATTGAAGGGAAGTCCGAGTCAACATATGCAGTCGTCAACGATTTGATTGAGCAATCTACCGTACTCGAAGGGGAAATTCAAGAAAGTATTGTCCGTTCCGAAACTTCAGTAGATCAAGCGCAGTCTGGAATCGAACAGATGGCACAGATGGTGGTCACTTCGGAGACGATCGTTAAGGAAACACAAGGCATGGCGGCATTAATTGAAGAACTGAATCGTTCATCCATTCAAATTGAAGAAGTCGTTCAGTTAGTGAAAAATATAGCTGATCAGACCAATCTCTTAGCACTGAATTCTGCAATTGAAGCGGCACGTGCGGGTGTCCATGGAAAAGGTTTCGCGGTTGTGGCGGATGAAGTCCGAAATCTAGCTGATCAGACGAAACGTTCGACAGATAATATTGCACAACACGTCGCGCAGTCGAAGGCGAAGACACGAGCCGTTCATGATGCGATAGATACCGTCACGAAGTTTGCGGATATGGGCATGAAAGAAACGGAAACAACTAGAGAAACATTTCGGAACATAACAGAGACGGTTCATTTGACGATTGACGATATCCAGCATTTTTCAGATCATATGAAAAATTTGCAAGGCGTCATTACATCAATTGGCGATGTATCGAAAGAAGTCGTTTCAACTTCTTATGAGTTGGAAGAAGCGATAAATGTCCTATAA
- a CDS encoding ABC transporter permease: MFLAWSEIKKNKLRFLLITSILLLVSFLVFFLSGLANGLASMNREAIDTWKVDAVLLTEESDKSLYESALNKEVAEELNAKETAVVSQMGAIANNGATKQNVMLFGIDREEFIKPEVSEGDPTFYVQNGVVASDVLKDEGFRIGDTLELSSSDTELTIVGFTEKARFNASPILYMKLNDMQKIKYGDAYTMNKDMVNAIVIKDKDWDTLSLPDNTEIIETETFIENLPGYTEQNLTLTYMIYFLFVISAAIVAIFLYVLTVQKISMFGLMKAQGISSAYLARSVIAQTFILALIGVVLAFGLTLLAGSFLPNAVPIMFDIPTMIIYGLVLIVVAILGAVISVWTIIRIDPLEAIGG, from the coding sequence ATGTTTTTAGCCTGGAGCGAAATAAAAAAGAATAAATTACGGTTTTTACTCATTACATCGATTTTGCTATTGGTGTCTTTCCTCGTGTTCTTCCTATCCGGACTGGCAAATGGATTAGCCAGCATGAACAGAGAAGCGATCGATACATGGAAAGTCGATGCCGTTTTACTGACAGAGGAATCTGATAAGAGTTTGTATGAATCGGCACTTAACAAGGAAGTAGCCGAAGAGTTGAATGCGAAAGAAACGGCTGTTGTCAGTCAAATGGGTGCCATCGCAAACAATGGTGCCACCAAGCAAAATGTGATGCTCTTCGGTATTGATAGAGAAGAGTTCATCAAGCCGGAAGTCAGTGAAGGAGACCCGACATTTTATGTTCAAAACGGTGTCGTGGCATCTGATGTGTTAAAAGATGAAGGCTTTAGAATCGGGGACACACTCGAGTTGTCTTCATCTGATACGGAACTGACAATTGTCGGCTTTACAGAAAAGGCTCGTTTCAATGCATCGCCTATTCTCTATATGAAGTTAAATGATATGCAGAAAATTAAATATGGAGACGCCTATACAATGAATAAAGACATGGTCAATGCGATTGTCATCAAAGACAAAGACTGGGATACACTTTCCTTGCCTGACAATACGGAAATCATTGAAACGGAAACGTTTATTGAGAATCTGCCAGGTTATACAGAGCAAAATTTGACGTTAACGTATATGATTTACTTCCTATTCGTCATTTCAGCTGCTATCGTTGCGATTTTCCTGTACGTATTGACAGTACAAAAAATCAGTATGTTCGGTCTGATGAAGGCGCAAGGAATTTCCAGTGCTTATTTGGCAAGATCAGTAATCGCGCAGACGTTCATTCTTGCGTTGATCGGGGTAGTCCTCGCGTTCGGTCTGACGTTGCTTGCGGGAAGCTTCCTGCCAAATGCAGTACCTATCATGTTTGATATACCTACCATGATAATTTATGGTTTGGTCTTAATAGTAGTGGCAATTCTCGGAGCAGTCATTTCGGTTTGGACGATTATCCGAATTGATCCGCTAGAAGCGATAGGAGGGTAA
- a CDS encoding ABC transporter ATP-binding protein, with product MVLELRNTKKTFGEGNTLVEAMKETNFVVERGELVAVIGPSGSGKSTFLTVAGGLQSPSEGQVIINGKELSQLNEKQRSKIRLQEIGFILQASNLVPFLTVDEQLELLNKVKRGNMSKDEQRKLYEDLGITKLHKNYPSDLSGGERQRVAIAKALFSKPAILLADEPTASLDSDRAFEVMELLRNETKTNQTATIVVTHDVRLIKYVDKVYKMTDGVLRLESVAEADLNE from the coding sequence ATGGTACTGGAATTACGAAATACAAAAAAGACGTTCGGTGAAGGCAATACGTTAGTCGAAGCGATGAAAGAGACAAATTTCGTAGTTGAGCGTGGTGAATTGGTGGCAGTCATCGGTCCATCAGGGTCAGGAAAAAGTACGTTCCTGACAGTGGCTGGCGGTCTACAATCTCCAAGCGAAGGCCAAGTCATCATTAACGGGAAAGAATTATCGCAACTGAATGAAAAGCAACGTTCAAAAATCCGTTTACAGGAAATCGGATTTATATTGCAGGCTTCCAACCTCGTGCCGTTTCTAACTGTCGACGAGCAACTTGAATTGCTGAATAAAGTAAAGAGAGGCAATATGTCGAAAGACGAGCAACGTAAGTTATACGAGGATTTGGGTATTACCAAGTTGCACAAAAATTATCCTTCTGATTTATCGGGTGGTGAACGGCAGCGTGTGGCGATTGCTAAAGCGTTGTTCAGTAAGCCAGCAATTCTTTTGGCAGATGAGCCTACCGCTTCACTTGATTCGGATCGGGCGTTCGAGGTAATGGAGTTATTGCGTAATGAAACGAAGACCAATCAGACGGCGACCATTGTCGTGACACATGACGTGCGGTTGATTAAGTACGTGGATAAGGTGTACAAGATGACGGATGGTGTGTTAAGGCTGGAGAGTGTGGCTGAGGCGGATTTAAATGAGTGA
- a CDS encoding ThiF family adenylyltransferase encodes MIGKYSRQELFAPIGLVGQQRIREAKVFVLGAGALGSSGAEMLVRAGVGELTIVDRDILEWTNLHRQQLYTEQDVIDQLPKAIAAESRLRAINSDVKVRGIVADVTPENILELFEGHQFILDGTDNIETRLLANDAALQLGIPFFMGACVGSYGLTFPIGVKEGSPCLHCLLEALPPQSLTCDTVGVISPIVVTTAARQTAELLKCITGASMEPRLESVDLWTGERAAMDVQSMKKPSCPSCSATPVYPYLSANEVIRTAVLCGRDTVQLTWPKHRQVELLPFAESIRGIVSNLKQNPYLVSCEYNDHRLVLFRDGRMLVHGTKDIMVARKIISGLLG; translated from the coding sequence TTGATTGGCAAATATTCCCGGCAAGAACTATTTGCACCGATCGGACTGGTTGGGCAACAGCGTATTCGTGAAGCAAAAGTTTTCGTCTTAGGAGCGGGTGCACTCGGTTCTTCTGGAGCGGAGATGCTAGTCCGGGCAGGTGTCGGTGAACTGACGATTGTCGATCGCGATATTTTGGAATGGACCAATCTCCATAGACAGCAATTATACACGGAACAAGATGTCATCGATCAATTGCCAAAAGCAATTGCTGCGGAAAGTCGATTGCGCGCTATCAACAGCGATGTGAAAGTGCGTGGGATTGTGGCGGATGTGACGCCAGAAAACATCCTCGAATTATTCGAAGGCCATCAATTCATTCTCGACGGCACAGATAATATCGAAACTCGATTACTGGCAAATGACGCCGCATTACAACTAGGCATCCCTTTCTTCATGGGTGCTTGCGTCGGGAGCTACGGGCTGACGTTTCCTATTGGTGTAAAAGAAGGCTCACCCTGCTTACATTGTCTGCTCGAAGCGTTACCGCCACAGTCATTGACATGCGATACAGTCGGCGTCATCTCGCCAATCGTCGTCACGACAGCCGCCCGTCAAACCGCCGAATTGCTGAAGTGTATAACGGGCGCGTCGATGGAACCGCGTCTAGAATCCGTCGATCTTTGGACAGGCGAACGTGCTGCAATGGACGTGCAAAGTATGAAGAAACCCAGTTGTCCAAGTTGCTCAGCCACTCCTGTCTACCCTTATCTGTCTGCCAATGAAGTCATTCGGACTGCCGTGCTGTGTGGACGCGACACTGTACAACTAACCTGGCCGAAGCACCGACAAGTGGAACTATTACCATTCGCCGAATCGATTCGCGGTATTGTTTCTAATTTAAAGCAAAATCCATATTTGGTTTCCTGTGAATACAACGATCATCGACTCGTATTATTCCGTGATGGCCGGATGTTGGTGCATGGAACGAAGGATATCATGGTAGCCCGGAAGATTATCTCCGGTTTATTGGGGTAA
- a CDS encoding thiazole synthase has protein sequence MKMLKIADKEFSSRLLLGTGKYPSFDIQKQAVAESEADILTFAVRRMDIFEASQPNFLEQLDLTRYTLLPNTAGASTAEEAVHIARLAKASGLCDMVKVEIIGCSRSLLPDPVETLRASEMLLEEGFIVLPYTSDDVVLAKRLCELGVHAIMPGAAPIGSGRGILNPLNLSFIIEQSNVPVIIDAGVGSPKDAAFAMELGADGVLLNTAVSEAANPVMMAAAMKMAIEAGRLGYKAGRMPVRDYGVASSPTEGLVTN, from the coding sequence ATGAAGATGTTAAAAATTGCAGATAAAGAATTCTCTTCACGTTTATTATTAGGTACAGGGAAATACCCTTCATTTGATATACAAAAGCAGGCAGTCGCAGAATCAGAAGCAGACATCCTCACATTCGCGGTACGGCGCATGGATATTTTTGAAGCATCGCAGCCTAATTTTCTAGAGCAATTGGATTTAACTCGCTATACATTGCTTCCAAATACTGCAGGTGCAAGCACAGCAGAAGAAGCCGTACATATCGCGCGTCTCGCAAAAGCATCCGGACTTTGTGACATGGTAAAGGTTGAAATCATTGGGTGCAGCCGTTCATTGCTGCCAGACCCTGTAGAAACATTACGTGCTTCTGAAATGCTATTAGAGGAAGGCTTTATTGTATTGCCTTATACGTCAGACGATGTAGTACTCGCAAAAAGACTATGCGAATTAGGCGTTCATGCCATCATGCCGGGCGCTGCGCCAATCGGTTCAGGCAGAGGCATTCTGAATCCGCTGAATCTGTCATTCATCATTGAGCAGTCCAATGTCCCCGTTATCATCGATGCAGGCGTTGGCTCACCAAAAGACGCAGCATTCGCGATGGAGCTCGGAGCAGACGGTGTCTTGTTAAATACAGCAGTGTCAGAAGCGGCAAATCCTGTCATGATGGCAGCCGCAATGAAGATGGCGATTGAAGCGGGACGTCTCGGTTATAAGGCAGGACGTATGCCAGTACGTGACTATGGTGTGGCTAGCAGTCCCACTGAAGGACTTGTGACAAATTGA
- the thiS gene encoding sulfur carrier protein ThiS codes for MEKMIDLNGKSYSVVPEVRTIQQLLEHLGLGDRILIVEKNKEILQKEYYDAPIMDRDQIEIIHFVGGG; via the coding sequence ATGGAGAAAATGATTGACCTGAACGGAAAGTCGTATTCAGTCGTTCCGGAAGTAAGGACGATTCAGCAGTTACTTGAGCATTTAGGACTTGGTGATCGTATTTTGATTGTGGAGAAAAACAAAGAAATTTTGCAAAAAGAGTACTACGATGCACCGATTATGGATCGAGACCAAATTGAAATCATTCATTTTGTAGGAGGCGGATGA
- a CDS encoding thiamine phosphate synthase — MKLLGVTDDRLSLDELTLHLQQTIPFLDAMILREKSKTDEQLIDVISRLANSGFPLEKLIIHARPYVASKLNLSNVQLPGYGMSVRDARRKFPELTFGCSIHSIEEAKKATTEGADWLLYGHVFETKSKPGLPARGTDELFSIAKCSSIPVYAIGGIQPHHLPDLQRNNVAGAAVLSPMRSLNVLQSYRKGEAFNGEND; from the coding sequence ATGAAATTACTTGGCGTGACCGATGACCGTCTTTCGCTTGATGAACTAACACTTCACTTGCAACAGACAATACCGTTTCTGGATGCTATGATCTTGCGTGAAAAGTCCAAGACAGATGAACAACTGATAGATGTGATTTCACGTCTTGCGAATAGTGGATTCCCACTTGAAAAGCTCATTATACATGCCAGACCTTACGTAGCCAGCAAGCTAAACCTTTCGAACGTGCAGTTGCCGGGCTATGGCATGAGTGTACGGGATGCACGTCGGAAGTTTCCCGAGCTAACATTCGGCTGCTCGATTCATTCAATAGAAGAGGCAAAAAAAGCTACGACAGAAGGAGCAGATTGGCTCTTATACGGGCATGTTTTCGAAACAAAATCAAAACCTGGCCTACCAGCACGCGGTACCGACGAATTGTTTTCTATTGCGAAGTGTAGTTCGATTCCCGTATATGCAATCGGCGGAATTCAGCCACATCATTTGCCTGATTTGCAGCGAAACAACGTAGCAGGCGCGGCTGTATTATCCCCTATGCGGTCACTAAACGTTTTACAGAGTTATAGAAAAGGAGAGGCGTTTAATGGAGAAAATGATTGA
- a CDS encoding phosphoribosylaminoimidazolesuccinocarboxamide synthase, producing MKLTYSGKTKDVYRLEDGHVLLKFKDDVTGEDGVFDPGANTVGLTIEGAGKSGLRMTKYFFEKLEEQNVPTHYIDADLDEVTMTVKPATVFGKGLEVICRYRAVGSFLRRFGAYAEEGQVLDAYVEVTLKDDERQDPPVSEDALAQLHILTHEEYATLKELTKQISEVVRKEMAEKGLELYDIKLEFGRDPERNIMLIDEISGGNMRVYRGDTYIEPMELEKILFS from the coding sequence ATGAAATTAACCTATTCTGGTAAAACGAAAGACGTCTACCGCTTGGAAGATGGCCACGTGCTATTGAAATTCAAGGATGATGTAACAGGGGAAGATGGTGTATTTGATCCAGGTGCCAACACAGTAGGCCTGACGATTGAAGGTGCCGGGAAGTCTGGACTTCGCATGACGAAATACTTTTTCGAGAAATTGGAGGAGCAAAACGTACCGACACATTACATCGATGCCGATCTGGATGAAGTGACGATGACGGTGAAGCCTGCTACGGTCTTTGGTAAAGGATTAGAAGTGATTTGTCGATACCGTGCGGTCGGAAGTTTCTTGCGCAGATTCGGTGCATACGCTGAAGAAGGACAAGTACTGGATGCTTACGTGGAAGTGACGCTGAAAGACGATGAACGTCAAGATCCACCTGTTTCGGAAGATGCTTTGGCACAACTTCACATTTTAACGCATGAAGAATATGCGACACTTAAAGAATTAACAAAGCAAATTTCTGAAGTAGTGCGAAAAGAGATGGCGGAAAAAGGTTTAGAACTATATGATATCAAATTGGAATTCGGTCGCGATCCTGAGCGCAACATCATGTTGATCGATGAAATTTCAGGAGGCAATATGCGCGTTTATCGAGGCGATACATATATTGAACCAATGGAATTAGAAAAGATATTATTCTCATAA
- a CDS encoding superoxide dismutase family protein: protein MMWKLSSIALSSALLMAACGGATDEGNEKEKEPVNGTGDPVVEEETVEPEVMAPVINVDGEEIGSVTLTQGPSGVAMDIDVSGLEPGEHGMHFHETGVCTAPDFKESAGGHFNPTDKKHGLENPEGHHAGDLENLVADEEGNAKVTVTTDAVTLESGKENSLMDEDGSALIIHEGADDNITDPAGNSGTPFACAEITSENMK from the coding sequence ATGATGTGGAAATTATCAAGTATTGCATTGAGCTCAGCGTTATTGATGGCAGCTTGCGGGGGCGCTACGGATGAAGGAAATGAAAAGGAAAAAGAACCGGTGAACGGCACAGGTGATCCAGTTGTAGAAGAGGAGACAGTGGAGCCTGAAGTGATGGCGCCGGTTATAAATGTGGATGGAGAAGAAATTGGTTCTGTAACGCTAACGCAAGGGCCATCTGGAGTAGCAATGGATATCGATGTATCCGGCCTTGAGCCAGGAGAACACGGTATGCACTTCCATGAAACCGGCGTCTGTACTGCACCGGACTTTAAAGAGTCTGCTGGCGGTCATTTCAACCCAACAGATAAAAAGCATGGATTAGAGAATCCAGAAGGACACCACGCAGGAGATTTGGAGAATCTTGTGGCGGATGAAGAAGGTAACGCAAAAGTTACTGTGACGACAGATGCAGTTACGCTTGAGTCTGGAAAAGAAAATTCGTTAATGGATGAAGATGGAAGTGCATTGATTATCCATGAAGGCGCAGATGATAACATTACCGATCCAGCAGGCAATTCAGGAACACCATTTGCTTGTGCAGAGATTACATCTGAGAATATGAAGTAA
- a CDS encoding DUF2653 family protein, translating to MEQQIIYEQDVVNAVCVLIAKESRAMPDDVEVELAYDDDTGFSADAELNGKMHHLDTSRLVEALRLWIEQYLDQDPMAAGIQLKLDDAEGIIAIVR from the coding sequence ATGGAACAACAGATAATCTACGAACAAGACGTAGTGAATGCGGTTTGTGTCTTAATTGCAAAAGAGTCACGTGCAATGCCAGACGACGTGGAAGTCGAACTTGCTTACGATGACGACACTGGGTTTTCAGCAGATGCAGAGCTTAATGGCAAAATGCATCACTTGGACACCTCCCGTCTCGTCGAAGCGCTTCGCCTTTGGATTGAGCAGTATCTCGATCAAGATCCGATGGCAGCAGGCATTCAGCTAAAGCTGGATGATGCAGAAGGGATTATCGCGATCGTTCGATAA
- a CDS encoding CAP-associated domain-containing protein, translating into MIKRLFQLLFLAVLLYAFKPLWEGPVSEYVDLSFLEPLDAKVESVLNEEVVGSALDYTKESIVDFITFVSDKAVGSSPPDEVAQPVLDAPATGIISIHNIEIGTTEAQVKEKLGEPMRKSVNEYGTEWLTFHDNYQNFVMLSYDIKRRVNALYTNDRLIASSIGIEYGVPKAEIREGLGEPISEIRKGTNIYKLQNDEGMDIFHSDGLYIYVFYDLHNANTVTAVQLIADSLEQKKSALYAPQNDAMRQGFEMQLFDLTNAARVRHGRSILTWDELASETARLHSTDMAVQDYFSHENLQGESPFDRMKKQGVTFVSAGENLAYGQSSSIFAHEGLMNSKGHRENILIRDYQFIGIGVDFNDKEQPFYTENFFAK; encoded by the coding sequence ATGATAAAACGCCTGTTTCAGTTACTCTTTCTCGCAGTACTACTCTACGCCTTCAAGCCTCTATGGGAAGGCCCGGTATCGGAATACGTGGACTTATCGTTTCTCGAACCGCTTGATGCCAAAGTAGAATCCGTGCTGAACGAGGAAGTAGTTGGATCTGCGCTTGACTATACAAAAGAATCGATTGTCGATTTTATTACATTCGTTTCCGATAAAGCTGTCGGAAGCAGTCCCCCAGATGAAGTGGCCCAACCTGTGCTCGATGCACCGGCAACAGGCATTATTTCCATCCACAATATCGAAATTGGCACAACCGAAGCGCAAGTGAAGGAAAAGCTCGGTGAACCTATGCGAAAATCCGTCAATGAATACGGAACGGAATGGCTGACGTTCCATGACAATTATCAGAACTTCGTCATGTTGTCATACGATATCAAACGTCGCGTCAATGCGCTCTATACAAATGATCGCCTCATCGCTTCATCCATCGGCATCGAGTATGGTGTGCCGAAAGCGGAAATACGTGAAGGTCTCGGCGAACCGATCTCTGAAATACGTAAAGGGACAAACATCTATAAGTTGCAAAATGATGAAGGCATGGATATCTTTCATTCCGACGGTCTCTATATCTACGTCTTTTATGATCTGCATAATGCGAATACCGTAACTGCAGTACAATTAATAGCCGATTCGCTAGAGCAAAAAAAGTCCGCGCTCTATGCCCCTCAAAACGATGCGATGCGTCAAGGCTTTGAGATGCAACTATTTGATTTGACGAATGCGGCAAGAGTTCGACATGGCCGCTCCATTTTAACATGGGACGAACTTGCATCCGAAACAGCCCGTCTGCATAGTACAGATATGGCAGTACAAGATTACTTCAGTCATGAAAACTTACAAGGCGAGTCCCCTTTCGACCGGATGAAAAAGCAAGGAGTAACGTTCGTCAGTGCGGGTGAAAATCTAGCTTACGGTCAATCAAGTAGTATTTTCGCACATGAAGGGCTCATGAATTCAAAAGGCCATAGAGAAAACATATTAATCCGTGACTACCAGTTCATTGGGATCGGTGTAGACTTTAATGACAAAGAACAGCCATTTTATACAGAAAACTTCTTCGCCAAGTAA